A window of the Virgibacillus pantothenticus genome harbors these coding sequences:
- a CDS encoding DUF3231 family protein, protein MGILSGNPTEEPMHYGEVYLTWSHLLANNGMIDLYQGFYNHAGDEDLKKLIKEGIQGIKNENQEIENLLKANGIALPPTPPERPEANLEEIPVGARFNDVEIAAILSTDVSKGLVICSTIIGQSIREDIGMMYGQFHMKKAQFGVKVLHLNKEKGWLLPPPLHLKAQNKHE, encoded by the coding sequence ATGGGAATTTTAAGTGGTAACCCTACAGAAGAACCGATGCATTATGGAGAAGTCTATTTAACATGGTCGCATCTTTTAGCAAATAACGGGATGATTGACCTTTATCAAGGCTTCTACAATCATGCGGGTGATGAAGATTTAAAGAAACTTATTAAAGAGGGAATCCAAGGTATTAAAAATGAAAATCAAGAAATTGAAAATTTATTAAAAGCAAACGGAATAGCTCTTCCTCCTACACCACCAGAACGACCAGAAGCTAATCTAGAAGAAATCCCAGTGGGTGCACGTTTTAATGATGTAGAAATTGCAGCTATTTTATCAACAGACGTAAGCAAAGGGCTTGTCATCTGCAGTACCATTATCGGACAATCCATTCGTGAAGATATAGGTATGATGTATGGGCAATTTCACATGAAAAAGGCCCAATTTGGAGTGAAAGTACTACATCTAAACAAGGAGAAAGGTTGGTTATTACCTCCTCCACTACATCTAAAGGCGCAAAACAAACATGAATAG